In the genome of Anguilla anguilla isolate fAngAng1 chromosome 15, fAngAng1.pri, whole genome shotgun sequence, the window CGTTCGATATACTACGGAAAAATCACCAAAGAGGACACTGAAAATCTATTGGCAAAGTATGGAATGGAAGGGAGCTTTCTAGCACGCGACAGCGAGAGCGTTCCTGGAGCTTACTGTCTCTGCGTACGGTAAGTAGCCTAGAGCACCCTGGCTATTAAACATGTTGGGAAATTTGGGAATACTCgttttcaaaacacaaaagcagaatTAAACAATGTAATACTCAGTCAGAGTTATGCCAATGCATCACAAGCCTCGCATATACCAAAGCTtgaaaattattcttactttatcttcttttttcagAATATAATGACCATTGATTAAAGGTGCTTCTATAATGTCAAAGGCATACGCTCTCATGATAATATAACACAACCTAGACTAGTCTTGgtactataaataaaattatttaggCCATAAAATATTTCCGCCTTTGTAAACGAGAAATAATCTAGTTtcacgtgtgtatgtgctccattttaaaatgtatctcaATCGAGTTTTCATCTGAATGAACCTAGTCcacttctgcatttttaaaacatctaTCGAGTAGGCTATTTTGTACGTCATTGGAAGAATGTTCATAACGAACATTTGCAGGCTATTTTCGTACAACAAACTGCGATGAAAAGCTTTGTGAATAATCGAATAAACGAATTGTTTTTCAAATCGGCTAAacattttttgctttcattaaaaGTGAACCGAAGACGTTTCTGCAAACCATCCATCACCCTGATCCCTGGAataaatgcttaatattttcAAGCAATTGTctctttatgaataaataatgtatagtATATCTGTAAAAAGGAAGCTGAACCAAAGGTCATAATtctgagaaaacattttgaacattatgaacatttaaaattgtatttatgcccCACTTATTCACCTACTCACATAGTCATAAGCAACAGCAAGAGGGAAAATAAGGAAGCGAGTCTGTCaagacagaaaatgagaaaagggtATTTTCCCAGAAATTCTTAATCTGTTTAACAAAAAGATGAAATggctatgtaaaaatgtaaaggcaatgtaaaaataatcatAAGAGAAAGAACTAGACATAGCAGACCTTTTTGTGCCATCAAGAAGCCTAGCATAAAGCccatttaaaataacacacaagCCCACATATAATAAGctccaaaataacaaaaaaacagaggtAAAAAAAGATGGTACAAAACTTAAAATTCCTTATATTGTAtggtaaataaaaattattgcaGCAGTTTTGAAAACCAAATCAGATTTCTCatcagatttgtttttatttatttaacttttattgtTCTATTTAATGACAAGGGCATTATTATATATAGTTAATTTTTTGCcacttttaagttttttttaaatttaattcacaTACAAATACTGTTATGTGTTGCAAGTGACCGAAAACAAACATGTTACAAACAATTTTTCTTAACTTTTCCGGTCCTGTTCCCGTGAAGGAGGGCTTCATTCGTCCATACTTACAGGATTCATAGGTCTCCTGAAGGCTGGACCATTAAGGTGAGTTTATTTTACACTTATGGATTTAGATGCCACTCCTGTTTCAAGCGGCGCACATATGAGCAAATATGCtagtcagaaaataaatatgcatttcttttCAGGCAGTGATCCGTGTGCTTTAATTCAAAGTGACGGCTCATATGACTTTAAAACTGATGTGTGACTGGTAGGTACATATCTGAGGATCATATAAATAGGTACTTATTTCCTTGGCTCACAATTTATCCGAACATAGACAGATTACTTCTAATATTGAAACAAACTTACAGTCACCTGTTAAAATAATACAGGACTTCCTGCTGGGACAATGctttgaacttaaaaaaaaaaaatccaattgaaaaacatgacattattttagttgaattttgcaaactgtttttttttttttttttttgcagtgtatgagaaaaaatatacatgacaaaatggcagccatcaTAACTATACTGGAAAATAAGTTCTCATCTCCCATCTTTAGGCTTCTGCaagatttaaaaacaatcatttgCTCTGGATATAATTCTCTTTGATTGaataaaatacactgaaatcCTGGAGCTGGCAAAGTCACCATTGCAAACTATTAGAGGAGACATTGAAAGAGCAGCCAGTTGTGTGTATCCAGACACAGACTGGTTTAAGCACTTGTTGTGTCCTCTGCTTACTCATTTCTCACAATTCAGCTGTGAAGCCACACGAGTGAACTCTTGAGCTTACGCCGAGACACCTGAAACCAATGCGTATGTGGCTGTACAATGCCGCAACTGACGCAAACTATAAAAATTTCAATGACATTTAATGGTACCCCTgaaaaactgtacattttagCATTCCTTTTCATCCTCATCGACTGGATCCTGCATGTTCTCCCTCGCATGAATAAGAATGATTCATATAGATCTGAATAAgatttctctctgtcccccttctGGTTGTCAACGTGTTGAAGACTTCCCCCCACGCGAAGGCGCAGAGCTTTGAGACGCTGGACAAGCTTATAAATTGCTGCAGAGGAGTCACCtcagacaaaatggctgccctgctGCATCCTCTGGAAAGGAAGGTGCTGGCACAGGAAAGTCCACATAAAGGTACAGTTCTCTATGAGGGGAGTATGATTACATTGCATTggacaacattttttaaaatcttaaaattatACTCCTGTCTGCGTGCAGTATTAACTACCTTTGTCATTAGTTTTAAGaggtaaaacatattttttggtATTGAGAAAGTTACTGATGAGTAACTAaccaacataataataaaaaaatcagaaacacaagaaacagaACGTTTAGAGATCTGGGGTGTAATCAGACACTCCCCAAGAACACAGACTAATTCAAAACAGAAGCATTGAAAAGGCACACGGTTTTGAAGTGAACTGTACAAAATATTATGCCTGTACATAAACTCTACAGAGCATACTGTATGGAGtatagcacagtgggtaaggaactgggcttgtaaccaaaaagttgcaggttcgattcccgggtaaggacactgccgttgtacccttgagcaaggtacttaacctgcattgcttcagtatatatccagctgtataaatggatacaatgtaaaatgctatgttgtgtaagtcgctctggataagagcgtctgctaaatgcctgtaatgtaatgtaatgtaatgtatagaaGGTTGCTTTATTCATGTGGTGTAGGACATTTTGCTGTAAAGGGTCCAACAAATCTCAGGCTTGGAACAACAAGCTCAAGTGGTGAAGTGCCGTGAAAGACTTTGGAAATTATTCAAACTTGGAGCAGCGCTGTAAATCCATTAGAACTACACGTTGTCAAAGTGTTTGGCAGAAATGGAAAACTTTCTGCGTATGATGGTGCGTTGTGGCGCATGCGAGTGCCGGCAGCACCCAGGCGAAACGGGACTTTCACACTGTGTAGGCCGTATTTTGACGGTGTCGGGCAAATTTACAGTCAGCTTGTGACTGCATTGGGTATTCCCCTGACCGAGCCCTGTccctcaaacattatggtgccctgaaatgcgggggactgtgtataaaaagtgctgtaaattTCTACAGGGTGAACCGACACGTATAATACCCTTaattaaaagatgaaaatgcgcactgataaacaaaaaaattatttgttataAATATTGAGGATAGTTTATGATTCATTAAATTCTCCAGTTGACATTCTGACAGAATTTCACAGCTGGAGGAATTAAATCCATCCCATATTAGAATAAAGTATGTACAACaaatgctgtggaaaaaaatgtaagttttcAGAATACACAGTACTGAAAAGTAGTGTCTATTTTACTGGAAGACAGCTTTCCAAATAGAATGCATCTACCAGTGTTACCCATATAGCctaaaatgtatgaatgaaaaaaCGACAGTTTACcttgtgcatacacacaagctTTGCTGGTCTGAGAATGAATAACTCCTAATGTAAAACATTACAGAAGTCACATCCATTCTccaaacaaatgaattaaaatgctcTTGTAATGTTCTTCTACAGTGAAATTACTTTTTACACACTGCTGTTACAAATACAGTGGTAACATTGTATTACTTATTTTGCTGCTGAGGTTTTGTATCAAAAAACCTTGCcgattaaaaatgcaattagtgTTAACTCTGTGCTGTGTTCCCACTGAAGatttgtagttcactttgtagGGACTGTGTAGCAGTGACTTCAATGGAGTCATGAAACAGAATAAACTCTGGTACACCTTTCATCTCCAGTGCCTGTTGCTGACGCTGCCACGGCAACAGGCAAAGCTGCGCATTCTCCACAGTTCTTTAATAATTACACCATGAGAACACTTTTACTTCTGctgtaaaaaagcaaaaacaaaaataaagaactgaaAATGTACTGATTTAATCTATTAGACTGACATATCAGGCATTTACATAGACAGCCCCCTCTTCTCTGCTCTGTAACTTTAGGCCCCCTGGCAGTTTCAGTTCATCAGGGATGCGTATGTTGGGCAGGGCATTACTCATTGGTCATCTTCTGAGGTAGACTGAAAACCCACTTCCTCAAACTAACTTTGTTCCATCAACATAGCCTCTCCGTTTAGAGTACCGTCTAGAATTCATagcctgtaatctcttaaatgaatgtaagcttagggttgtaactaggtagctgtttcgtaggtgacttagttaatgcacctgtcttaactactgcttgtatttttgcatagactgcatcgctgttctcgtttgtgttagtgttaatcagtttaaccttc includes:
- the LOC118214178 gene encoding SH2 domain-containing protein 1A-like isoform X2, which encodes MFRSIYYGKITKEDTENLLAKYGMEGSFLARDSESVPGAYCLCVRRASFVHTYRIHRSPEGWTIKTSPHAKAQSFETLDKLINCCRGVTSDKMAALLHPLERKVLAQESPHKEWTYMEM
- the LOC118214178 gene encoding SH2 domain-containing protein 1B-like isoform X1; this translates as MFRSIYYGKITKEDTENLLAKYGMEGSFLARDSESVPGAYCLCVRRASFVHTYRIHRSPEGWTIKVVNVLKTSPHAKAQSFETLDKLINCCRGVTSDKMAALLHPLERKVLAQESPHKEWTYMEM